In a genomic window of Gossypium arboreum isolate Shixiya-1 chromosome 9, ASM2569848v2, whole genome shotgun sequence:
- the LOC108451364 gene encoding uncharacterized protein LOC108451364, protein MQALGSGTSQPQRRAPGRGVGQTEARQPSLVYTARRREYIDASDVIIGTFLIYDVPYFALIDIGSTHSYVASIVFGNVGISVESTSSEVTVLSPLRQSVWVSKLYRDVSLEVQGSVFLANLMELLFGEFDLILGTDWLVKHRISLNCATKKIVFRTEEDNEVVMIEKCQNYLTNVISALVAEKLVRKGCKAFLEINILH, encoded by the exons atgcaagctctaGGTTCTGGTACTTCGCAGCCACAGAGG agagcaccaggcagaggtgttGGACAGACTGAGGCTAGGCAGCCTTCTCTTGTTTATACTGCTCGTCGCCGAGAATACATAGATGCTTCAGATGTCATTATCGGTACGTTCTTAATTTATGATGTACCATATTttgctttgatagacataggttccaCACATTCCTATGTAGCTAGCATTGTGTTTGGAAATGTGGGGATTTCGGttgagagtacttctagtgaGGTGACTGTACTGAGTCCACTGAGGCAATCGGTTTGGGTTAGCAAATTGTATAGAGATGTTTCGCTAGAGGTTCAAGGGTCGGTATTTCTAGCTAATCTAATGGAGCTTctgtttggggagttcgacttgATTCTGGGTACggactggttggtcaagcaccgTATCAGTCTGAATTGTGCGACTAAGAAGATTGTCTTCAGAACTGAGGAGGATAATGAGGTAGTCATGATTGAAAAATGTCAGAATTATTTGACTAATGTGATCTCTGCACTGGTGGCTGAGAAACTAGTTCGTAAGGGATGTAAGGCGTTCTTGGAaattaacattttgcactaa